From one Catellatospora sp. IY07-71 genomic stretch:
- a CDS encoding extracellular solute-binding protein, with amino-acid sequence MRPAHNGSRLRRRAVMAAAPLLAAALVLTTAACGGSEEPGKPGGKVKLTIATFGEFGYKELYKEYQQLNPNVEITERITKAEDHHKNLAAHLATNTGAADIEAIEEGWAGQFTANPGKFYNWTDYGANDIKAQWPAWKWQQGSAASGEVIGLGTDVGGMAMCYRRDFFEKAGLPTERDEVSKLWPTWEDYIKAGERFKAANIKGSAWMDGPTVMYRSILGQQPIGIYDGDKVVADTNPGVKKAWDLTIDAINKGLSAKIAAWSADWNAGMAKGSFVTLACPSWMMAYIQSQAKDSSGKWDIAAVPGGGGNWGGSFLTLPKQGKNVEEAAKLAKWLVAPEQQAKVFRALGNFPSTVSLYEDAVIKDFKNPFFNNAPVGQIFSASVKTMVPQFMGAKSGDINTAIQNGLTRVEQGKQKPDEAWQQSLKDVKALL; translated from the coding sequence ATGCGTCCAGCACACAACGGGTCGCGCCTGCGCCGCCGTGCGGTCATGGCCGCCGCGCCGCTGCTCGCGGCCGCGCTGGTCCTGACGACCGCTGCCTGTGGCGGTAGCGAGGAGCCGGGTAAGCCCGGTGGCAAGGTGAAGCTCACGATCGCGACGTTCGGTGAGTTCGGGTACAAGGAGCTGTACAAGGAGTACCAGCAGCTGAACCCGAATGTGGAGATCACCGAGCGGATCACCAAGGCTGAGGATCACCACAAGAACCTGGCCGCGCACCTGGCGACGAACACGGGTGCTGCGGACATCGAGGCGATCGAGGAGGGCTGGGCGGGTCAGTTCACGGCCAACCCGGGCAAGTTCTACAACTGGACGGACTACGGCGCGAACGACATCAAGGCGCAGTGGCCGGCGTGGAAGTGGCAGCAGGGCTCCGCGGCTTCGGGTGAGGTCATCGGCCTGGGCACCGACGTCGGCGGCATGGCGATGTGCTACCGGCGGGACTTCTTCGAGAAGGCCGGTCTGCCGACCGAGCGTGATGAGGTCTCCAAGCTGTGGCCGACGTGGGAGGACTACATCAAGGCGGGCGAGCGTTTCAAGGCCGCCAACATCAAGGGTTCGGCGTGGATGGACGGGCCGACCGTCATGTACCGGTCGATCCTGGGTCAGCAGCCGATCGGTATCTACGACGGTGACAAGGTCGTGGCGGACACCAACCCCGGCGTGAAGAAGGCGTGGGACCTGACGATCGACGCGATCAACAAGGGCCTGTCGGCGAAGATCGCCGCGTGGTCGGCGGACTGGAACGCCGGTATGGCCAAGGGCAGCTTCGTGACCCTGGCGTGCCCGTCGTGGATGATGGCGTACATCCAGTCGCAGGCCAAGGACTCCTCGGGTAAGTGGGACATCGCCGCGGTGCCTGGTGGTGGCGGTAACTGGGGTGGTTCGTTCCTGACGCTGCCGAAGCAGGGTAAGAACGTCGAGGAGGCCGCGAAGCTGGCCAAGTGGCTGGTGGCCCCCGAGCAGCAGGCGAAGGTGTTCCGGGCTCTGGGCAACTTCCCGTCGACCGTGTCCCTGTACGAGGATGCGGTGATCAAGGACTTTAAGAACCCGTTCTTCAACAACGCGCCGGTGGGTCAGATCTTCTCGGCTTCGGTGAAGACGATGGTGCCGCAGTTCATGGGTGCGAAGTCGGGTGACATCAACACGGCGATCCAGAACGGTCTGACCCGTGTCGAGCAGGGCAAGCAGAAGCCGGACGAGGCTTGGCAGCAGTCGCTGAAGGACGTCAAGGCGCTGCTCTAG
- a CDS encoding carbohydrate ABC transporter permease translates to MKNLLYRLDVKGSPYLYVIPFFLIFAAFGIFPLAYTAWVSLHEWSLLSETHTFLGLQNYKDLLADEYFWNALRNTAQIWVISTVPQLLMALLLAHVLNQRLRAPTFWRMTAVLPNITSVAAVAIIFGQIFGKDYGLVNWVLESLGLGRIDWQAGTASSQIAISVMIIWRWTGYNALIYLAAMQAVSKDLYDAASLDGASSLQQLTRITVPAIRPTIIFTVIVSTIGGMQVLAEPLLFGGGSMTGGSDRQFQTLSLYLYEVGFSRFDFGYASTAAWAMFGIIVIVAAINYFLTSRLRRS, encoded by the coding sequence ATGAAGAACCTGCTCTACCGCTTGGACGTGAAGGGTTCGCCCTACCTCTACGTCATCCCGTTCTTCCTGATCTTCGCCGCGTTCGGCATCTTCCCGCTGGCGTACACCGCGTGGGTGTCGCTGCACGAGTGGAGCCTGCTGTCGGAGACGCACACCTTCCTGGGCCTGCAGAACTACAAGGATCTGCTGGCTGACGAGTACTTCTGGAACGCGCTGCGCAACACGGCCCAGATCTGGGTGATCTCCACGGTGCCGCAGCTGCTGATGGCGCTGCTGCTGGCCCACGTGCTCAACCAGCGGCTGCGCGCGCCCACGTTCTGGCGGATGACGGCGGTGCTGCCGAACATCACGTCGGTGGCGGCGGTGGCGATCATCTTCGGGCAGATCTTCGGCAAGGACTACGGCCTGGTGAACTGGGTCCTGGAGTCGCTGGGGCTGGGCCGGATCGACTGGCAGGCCGGCACGGCGTCGTCGCAGATCGCGATCAGCGTGATGATCATCTGGCGGTGGACGGGCTACAACGCGCTGATCTACCTCGCCGCGATGCAGGCCGTCAGCAAGGACCTGTACGACGCGGCGTCGCTGGACGGCGCCAGCAGCCTGCAGCAGCTGACCCGGATCACCGTGCCCGCGATCCGTCCGACGATCATCTTCACGGTGATCGTGTCGACGATCGGCGGTATGCAGGTTCTGGCGGAGCCGTTGCTGTTCGGCGGCGGGAGCATGACCGGTGGTTCGGACCGGCAGTTCCAGACGCTGTCGCTGTACCTGTACGAGGTCGGGTTCTCCCGGTTCGACTTCGGTTACGCGTCCACGGCCGCGTGGGCGATGTTCGGCATCATCGTGATCGTCGCGGCGATCAACTACTTCCTCACCAGCCGCCTGCGGAGGTCCTGA
- a CDS encoding carbohydrate ABC transporter permease, translating into MTTTMTRPERTRQTPPPSAPGKRFKGVSDRRPGLLTYLALTGLALFSAFPLYWSFVVGSHDNGILGQVPPPFGLGPNLFANIERAFGTIEFGKALMNSFLVSGGITLSVVLFSTLAGFAFAKLSFKGRNILLITVIATMMVPTQLGIIPLYMLMAKIEWTGTMYAVVAPGLVSAFGVFFMTQYLGEAVPTELIEAARADGCSTLRIFWHVVLPISKPAAAVLGMLTFMTAWNDFFWPLVVLTPEDPTVQVALSALASGYITDFSLSLTGTLIATLPLMVVFVLLGKQIIGGIMQGAVKG; encoded by the coding sequence ATGACCACCACGATGACCCGCCCGGAACGCACCCGGCAGACCCCGCCGCCGTCCGCGCCCGGCAAGCGTTTCAAGGGCGTCAGCGACCGCCGCCCCGGTCTGCTCACCTACCTCGCGCTGACCGGCCTGGCGCTGTTCTCGGCGTTCCCGCTCTACTGGTCGTTCGTCGTCGGCTCGCACGACAACGGCATCCTGGGGCAGGTCCCGCCGCCGTTCGGCCTCGGCCCGAACCTGTTCGCCAACATCGAGCGCGCGTTCGGCACCATCGAGTTCGGCAAGGCGCTGATGAACTCGTTCCTGGTGTCGGGCGGGATCACGCTGAGCGTGGTGCTGTTCTCGACGCTGGCCGGCTTCGCGTTCGCCAAGCTGAGCTTCAAGGGCCGCAACATCCTGCTGATCACCGTCATCGCGACCATGATGGTGCCGACGCAGCTGGGCATCATCCCGCTGTACATGCTGATGGCGAAGATCGAGTGGACCGGCACCATGTACGCCGTCGTCGCGCCCGGCCTGGTCAGCGCGTTCGGCGTGTTCTTCATGACGCAGTACCTCGGTGAGGCGGTGCCGACCGAGCTGATCGAGGCGGCCCGCGCCGACGGCTGCTCCACGCTGCGCATCTTCTGGCACGTGGTGCTGCCGATCTCCAAGCCGGCCGCGGCCGTGCTGGGCATGCTCACCTTCATGACGGCCTGGAACGACTTCTTCTGGCCGCTGGTCGTGCTCACCCCCGAGGACCCGACGGTGCAGGTCGCGCTGTCGGCGCTGGCGAGCGGTTACATCACCGACTTCTCGCTGTCGCTGACCGGCACGCTCATCGCCACGCTGCCGCTGATGGTGGTGTTCGTCCTGCTCGGCAAGCAGATCATCGGCGGCATCATGCAGGGCGCGGTGAAGGGATGA